The following coding sequences lie in one Euhalothece natronophila Z-M001 genomic window:
- the hypB gene encoding hydrogenase nickel incorporation protein HypB — protein MHQTFDAALGVNLLQANQTEADHNREHFDAWGITCLNLMSSPGAGKTVLLEKTLSDLSSHLNVAVIEGDMTTELDAERLRQYGVPIIAINTGRSCHLDAEMVAGGLHQFQENYQPETFDLILVENVGNLVCPAEFEVGEHAKVALLSVTEGEDKPLKYPVMFQEADCLLVTKMDLAPHLDIDIQRIENNVRQINPNVTIIPVSAKTGEGLNIWLNWVNQQVKSKAIVS, from the coding sequence ATGCACCAAACTTTCGATGCCGCCCTTGGCGTTAATCTTCTCCAAGCCAACCAAACTGAAGCGGATCATAATCGTGAACATTTCGATGCTTGGGGAATTACTTGCTTAAACTTAATGAGTAGCCCAGGTGCTGGTAAAACCGTTTTACTAGAAAAAACCCTTTCTGATCTTTCCTCACATCTAAATGTGGCTGTCATTGAAGGGGATATGACCACGGAATTAGATGCGGAGAGATTACGACAATATGGGGTTCCCATTATTGCCATTAATACGGGTCGTTCTTGTCATCTCGATGCCGAAATGGTTGCAGGGGGACTGCATCAGTTCCAAGAAAATTATCAACCTGAAACCTTTGATTTAATCTTGGTAGAAAATGTGGGGAACTTAGTGTGTCCTGCTGAATTTGAAGTGGGAGAACACGCCAAAGTTGCCCTTCTTAGTGTCACCGAAGGAGAAGATAAGCCCTTGAAATATCCCGTGATGTTTCAAGAAGCAGACTGTCTTTTGGTGACAAAAATGGATTTAGCCCCCCATTTAGACATTGATATTCAACGGATTGAAAATAATGTTCGTCAAATTAACCCAAATGTCACGATTATTCCCGTTTCGGCAAAAACAGGAGAGGGGTTAAATATTTGGTTGAATTGGGTTAATCAACAAGTTAAATCAAAAGCAATCGTGAGTTAA
- the speB gene encoding agmatinase, translating to MSDQNQSEADRALDKENQLPLTGWQQEVSQGLDHGLEAADTIRDRSISTFSRGELPHYAGINTFLKAPYIEDVKQVGNYDIAIVGVPHDSGTTYRPGTRFGPQGIRKISALYTPYNFELGVDLREQVTLCDVGDVFTIPGNNEKSFDQISKGVAHIFSSGAFPIILGGDHSIGFPTVRGVCRHLGDKKVGIIHFDRHVDTQETDLDERMHTCPWFHATNIKNAPAKNLVQLGIGGWQVPRQGVKVCRERETNILTVTDITEMGLDAAVEFALERALDGTDCVYLSFDIDCIDAGFVPGTGWPEPGGLLPREALYLLGKIVQKAPVCGLEVVEVSPPYDVSDMTALMATRVICDTMAHLVLSKQLPRQSKPNYIHEQAQETADYWQ from the coding sequence ATGAGTGATCAAAACCAATCCGAAGCCGATCGCGCTCTAGATAAAGAAAATCAGTTACCGTTAACTGGGTGGCAACAAGAAGTATCTCAGGGACTCGATCATGGCTTAGAGGCAGCAGACACTATTCGCGATCGCAGTATTTCTACCTTTTCCCGAGGCGAACTCCCCCACTATGCAGGCATCAATACCTTTCTCAAAGCCCCCTATATTGAGGATGTAAAACAAGTGGGCAACTATGACATTGCCATTGTTGGTGTTCCCCATGATTCTGGGACGACCTACCGTCCTGGCACCCGTTTTGGCCCTCAAGGTATCCGTAAAATTTCCGCCCTTTATACTCCCTATAACTTTGAACTGGGAGTGGATTTAAGAGAACAAGTCACCCTCTGTGATGTTGGCGATGTTTTCACGATTCCGGGGAATAACGAGAAATCCTTTGACCAAATTTCTAAAGGGGTTGCCCATATTTTCTCCTCTGGGGCTTTTCCCATTATTTTAGGAGGAGATCACTCCATTGGTTTTCCTACTGTGCGCGGTGTCTGTCGGCATTTAGGGGATAAAAAAGTGGGGATTATTCACTTTGATCGTCATGTGGATACCCAAGAAACTGATTTAGATGAACGGATGCACACCTGTCCTTGGTTTCACGCCACCAACATTAAAAATGCCCCAGCCAAAAATCTTGTGCAGTTAGGAATTGGCGGTTGGCAAGTTCCTCGTCAAGGGGTCAAAGTTTGTCGAGAACGAGAAACCAATATTCTCACGGTTACGGATATTACAGAAATGGGACTAGATGCTGCGGTAGAGTTTGCCTTGGAACGGGCTTTAGATGGAACGGATTGTGTTTATCTCAGTTTCGATATTGATTGTATTGATGCTGGGTTTGTTCCGGGAACGGGTTGGCCCGAACCGGGTGGTTTATTGCCACGAGAAGCCCTTTATTTATTAGGAAAAATTGTGCAAAAAGCTCCCGTGTGCGGTTTAGAAGTGGTGGAAGTTTCTCCTCCCTATGATGTCAGCGATATGACTGCTTTAATGGCAACGCGAGTTATTTGCGATACTATGGCGCATTTAGTTCTCTCAAAGCAACTTCCTCGCCAAAGTAAACCCAATTACATTCACGAACAAGCCCAAGAAACCGCAGACTATTGGCAGTAA
- a CDS encoding WD40 repeat domain-containing protein, with the protein MSSLLVKLKTRLKHTEQLSDYISAIAWSPKKQILASCSAVGELYLSSLNGHSVALHQAGEMALNCLGFSAEGNFLATAGQAGTLEIWNLQGETPTLIWERNYPSTWLDTLQWHPQKSLLAYAVGREVHILDLEQDVIIATLPFENSSIFDLSWHPKQDYLAVSGDGGVKVWNLNDLDSPPDQLEVPGASLTVAWSKEGNYLASGNLDRTLSILAWDNPPPWLMQGFPGKVRKLAWSNFSPDQFPQIATACLEGIIIWQQEKKGGQWQNTVLENHQGFVRDLSFHPSQPILASASDDGRIILWQDQKSIKTLKIETGGFSSLQWHKQGNYLAAGTNHGEVLIWELVSGEKLKKGFG; encoded by the coding sequence ATGTCATCATTGCTTGTGAAATTAAAAACCCGTCTTAAACACACAGAACAGTTATCAGACTATATCAGCGCGATCGCGTGGTCGCCAAAAAAACAAATACTCGCTAGCTGTTCGGCTGTAGGAGAACTCTATCTCTCGTCTCTGAATGGTCATTCTGTGGCTTTGCATCAAGCTGGAGAAATGGCTTTAAACTGTCTAGGTTTTTCCGCCGAAGGTAACTTTCTAGCCACTGCCGGACAAGCTGGAACCTTAGAAATTTGGAACTTACAGGGAGAAACCCCCACCTTAATCTGGGAGAGAAACTATCCTTCCACTTGGCTAGATACGCTGCAGTGGCATCCTCAAAAGTCTCTACTCGCTTATGCTGTGGGGCGTGAGGTTCATATTTTAGATTTAGAACAAGACGTTATTATCGCCACTCTTCCCTTTGAAAACTCTTCTATCTTTGACCTGTCATGGCATCCCAAACAAGATTACTTAGCAGTCAGTGGCGATGGTGGCGTTAAAGTTTGGAATCTCAACGATCTTGACTCCCCACCTGATCAGTTAGAAGTACCGGGGGCAAGTTTAACGGTTGCTTGGTCAAAAGAGGGGAATTATTTAGCCTCTGGAAACTTAGATCGCACCTTAAGCATCTTAGCGTGGGATAATCCGCCCCCGTGGTTGATGCAAGGATTTCCAGGGAAAGTGCGAAAACTTGCTTGGTCTAATTTTTCCCCAGATCAATTTCCTCAAATTGCCACCGCTTGCCTTGAGGGAATTATTATTTGGCAGCAAGAAAAAAAGGGTGGTCAATGGCAAAATACTGTTTTAGAAAACCATCAAGGATTTGTCAGAGATTTAAGTTTTCATCCCTCGCAACCCATCTTAGCCTCTGCTAGTGATGATGGCAGGATCATTCTATGGCAAGATCAAAAGTCGATTAAAACACTAAAAATAGAAACAGGTGGCTTTTCCAGTTTGCAATGGCACAAGCAAGGCAATTATTTGGCAGCTGGAACCAATCATGGGGAAGTTTTAATTTGGGAATTGGTTAGTGGAGAAAAATTAAAAAAAGGATTTGGATAA
- the tyrS gene encoding tyrosine--tRNA ligase: MSSNYHWLYRGTTEIFPSQPSNNPDENLEARLSNIDRPLRVKLGIDPTGTDIHLGHSIPVRKLRAFQDAGHTAVLIIGDFTAQIGDPTGKSEVRKQLTAAEVEANAQTYLEQLRPIIDFDTPGRLEIRYNSEWLKDLDLTNILELLATMTVGQMLAKEGFAERYEKDQPIYLHEFMYPLMQGYDSVAVEADVELGGTDQKFNIAVGRDLQRYFKKRPQFGLLTPILIGTDGVQKMSKSLNNYVGLKEEALSMYSKLEKVPDDQIKTYFELLTNLPLDNLPENPRECQKLLALEVTSHYHGKEAAKQAQQSALSLISGQAKEAQAVPEYSLAEIEFPVKLFYLLNVSDLCASSGEGRRQIKNGAVRLDGKKMTDVNAEFTSKEELAGKTLQVGKKKFIRLTAD; this comes from the coding sequence ATGTCCTCTAACTATCATTGGCTCTATCGTGGCACAACCGAAATTTTCCCCTCGCAGCCGAGTAATAACCCTGACGAGAATCTAGAAGCCCGTTTAAGTAACATTGATCGTCCTTTACGGGTAAAATTAGGCATTGACCCTACCGGAACCGACATTCACCTTGGGCATAGTATTCCTGTTCGTAAACTTCGCGCTTTTCAAGATGCCGGACACACCGCCGTTTTAATTATTGGTGATTTTACTGCCCAAATTGGCGATCCCACAGGAAAATCAGAAGTCCGTAAACAACTCACTGCTGCTGAAGTAGAAGCTAACGCCCAAACCTATCTTGAACAATTACGCCCAATTATTGACTTTGACACCCCCGGACGCTTAGAAATTCGCTATAACTCAGAGTGGCTAAAAGACCTCGATTTAACCAACATTTTAGAACTTTTAGCGACCATGACGGTAGGGCAAATGTTAGCCAAAGAAGGGTTTGCCGAACGCTACGAGAAAGATCAACCCATCTATCTCCATGAGTTTATGTATCCCCTCATGCAAGGCTATGATTCTGTTGCGGTAGAAGCCGATGTTGAGTTAGGCGGGACTGATCAAAAATTTAACATTGCGGTGGGAAGAGACTTACAACGCTACTTTAAAAAACGTCCGCAATTTGGTTTACTAACGCCCATTTTAATTGGCACTGATGGGGTGCAAAAAATGTCAAAATCATTAAATAACTATGTGGGCTTAAAAGAAGAAGCTCTTAGTATGTATTCCAAACTAGAAAAAGTTCCTGATGATCAAATTAAAACTTATTTTGAACTGTTAACTAACTTACCGTTAGATAATTTACCCGAAAATCCACGGGAGTGCCAAAAGTTACTCGCATTAGAAGTGACTAGCCATTATCATGGGAAAGAAGCAGCTAAACAAGCGCAACAATCAGCATTAAGTTTAATTTCAGGACAAGCAAAAGAAGCTCAAGCCGTCCCTGAATATTCCCTTGCAGAAATTGAATTTCCTGTTAAGTTATTTTATCTCTTAAATGTTAGTGACTTATGTGCCAGTAGTGGAGAAGGGCGACGACAAATTAAAAACGGCGCAGTGCGTTTAGACGGTAAAAAAATGACTGATGTTAATGCTGAGTTTACAAGTAAAGAAGAACTTGCGGGCAAAACATTGCAGGTAGGGAAAAAGAAGTTTATTCGCTTAACAGCTGATTAA
- a CDS encoding ABC transporter substrate-binding protein, with protein MAIASNKSQKWNNLSAQRGQIGDLDMMCMICGGFHMTQDHWKFLQTMPQEPVDLIDDLVKMGIYKSESLNIADTLNRAELRKALFLKMAGKGDPKRERLCNELSKAAGGFDQAFAAAFGPKSAEFFGDATKISASTRRQFLRNVAIGAALVTLSNCGRNGAQQAGPDDEVSDAVDVSELEKTDLRIGFIPITCATPIIMSEPLGFYERYGFDAEVVKMPSWAAVRDSAIAGELDAYHMLAPMPIAMTLGLGSSAFPIKLASIENINGQAITVASKYEGEINGPEDFEGFSIGVPFEYSMHNLLLRYYLATGGLDPDRDVSIQVVPPPDSVARLEVEDIDAYLMPDPFNQRAVDEGAGFIHMLTKDLWPGHPCCAFAASDEWIDANPNTFRALNKAIIDGCGYASNPDNRREIAEAISERRYLNQPVDVVESVLTGQFEDGQGNQMDVPERIDFDPYPWKSFSHWITSQLVRWDFLPEERADYDDIADDIFLTDLARELAEEIGQDAPEETFRTENLKFDEFEPDEAADYVRRQIDEYGM; from the coding sequence ATGGCAATTGCCTCAAACAAGTCTCAAAAGTGGAATAATCTATCTGCCCAAAGGGGACAAATAGGGGATTTAGACATGATGTGTATGATCTGTGGGGGCTTTCACATGACCCAAGATCATTGGAAATTTCTTCAGACAATGCCCCAAGAACCCGTCGATTTAATTGATGATTTGGTGAAGATGGGCATTTACAAAAGTGAATCCCTCAACATTGCCGATACCCTTAATCGTGCTGAACTGCGGAAAGCCCTTTTCTTAAAAATGGCAGGAAAAGGTGATCCGAAACGAGAAAGACTTTGCAACGAACTCAGTAAAGCAGCAGGAGGATTCGATCAAGCCTTCGCCGCAGCCTTTGGACCAAAATCCGCCGAGTTTTTTGGTGATGCTACGAAAATTAGTGCCAGTACGAGACGGCAATTTCTCCGTAATGTTGCCATTGGGGCAGCCCTAGTTACTTTATCTAACTGTGGACGCAACGGCGCTCAACAAGCCGGTCCTGATGATGAAGTCTCTGACGCAGTCGATGTTAGTGAATTAGAAAAAACAGATTTAAGAATTGGGTTCATTCCCATTACCTGTGCCACGCCCATTATCATGTCAGAACCGTTAGGGTTTTATGAAAGATATGGATTTGATGCCGAAGTTGTCAAAATGCCCAGTTGGGCAGCGGTAAGAGATTCAGCCATTGCTGGTGAGCTAGATGCTTATCATATGTTAGCTCCTATGCCCATTGCCATGACACTGGGGTTAGGTTCATCTGCATTTCCCATTAAATTAGCCAGTATTGAAAACATTAATGGTCAAGCGATTACTGTTGCCTCAAAATATGAGGGGGAAATCAATGGTCCAGAAGACTTTGAAGGATTCTCAATTGGGGTTCCTTTCGAGTATTCAATGCACAATCTCCTGTTGCGCTATTACTTAGCAACCGGCGGGTTAGATCCTGACAGAGATGTGTCTATTCAAGTTGTTCCTCCCCCAGATAGCGTAGCACGCCTAGAAGTAGAAGATATTGATGCTTATTTGATGCCTGACCCCTTCAATCAACGGGCGGTTGATGAAGGAGCAGGATTCATCCATATGTTAACCAAAGACCTGTGGCCCGGTCATCCTTGCTGCGCCTTTGCTGCTAGCGATGAATGGATTGATGCCAATCCCAATACCTTCCGAGCTTTAAACAAAGCGATTATTGATGGCTGTGGTTATGCCAGTAACCCAGATAATCGTCGCGAAATTGCCGAAGCGATTTCAGAACGGCGCTACCTGAATCAGCCTGTTGATGTTGTTGAATCTGTTTTAACTGGTCAATTTGAAGATGGACAGGGCAATCAAATGGATGTTCCCGAGCGGATTGACTTTGATCCCTATCCTTGGAAGAGCTTTTCCCATTGGATTACCAGTCAACTTGTACGTTGGGATTTCCTTCCTGAAGAAAGAGCAGATTATGACGACATTGCTGACGACATTTTCTTAACCGATCTTGCCCGAGAATTAGCCGAGGAAATTGGACAAGATGCCCCAGAGGAGACGTTCCGAACTGAAAACTTAAAGTTTGATGAGTTCGAGCCTGATGAAGCAGCAGATTACGTCAGACGACAAATTGATGAATATGGGATGTAA
- a CDS encoding TetR/AcrR family transcriptional regulator translates to MANLKRTREDILESVLDTVHRKGLSKTGLNELFTVSGTSSGSFYNYFSSKNELGHALIDFEWSKLQANIIDPALAKSDQPIEQILEIINRLEAKQISQPECAGCLLGNFIVDLTEQDESFQEHLKDIFNRWQTIIAQVLEQGRNQLKPEVNPTLLAEELLMMMEGVMLMGRLRQDIDYIQRGFESVRHYLKLFLA, encoded by the coding sequence ATGGCTAACCTTAAGCGTACTCGGGAGGATATTCTTGAATCTGTTCTTGATACAGTTCATCGTAAAGGATTAAGTAAAACAGGACTCAATGAGCTTTTTACAGTTAGTGGGACTTCCAGTGGGAGCTTTTACAATTATTTTAGCTCGAAAAATGAGTTAGGTCATGCTCTAATTGACTTTGAATGGTCAAAATTGCAAGCAAATATTATTGACCCTGCTTTGGCAAAAAGCGATCAACCGATTGAGCAAATTTTAGAAATAATTAACCGCCTTGAAGCAAAGCAAATTTCTCAACCAGAATGTGCTGGTTGCTTATTGGGAAATTTTATTGTTGATTTAACAGAGCAAGATGAATCTTTTCAAGAGCATTTAAAAGATATTTTTAATCGCTGGCAAACAATTATAGCTCAAGTCCTTGAACAAGGAAGAAACCAACTTAAGCCAGAAGTTAATCCGACTCTCCTAGCAGAGGAACTTCTCATGATGATGGAAGGGGTTATGTTAATGGGAAGACTCCGTCAAGATATAGATTATATCCAGCGAGGGTTTGAGAGTGTTCGTCACTACCTTAAACTATTTCTCGCATAA
- a CDS encoding acyl-CoA dehydrogenase family protein, whose amino-acid sequence MSNLKTAVKKELAPKVKDIDQKGEYPKAFMHRIGEIGGFGQTVPSQYGGSNQGIKKAIQVIETISEECVNTGFITWCQIACAWYIQNSNNQNLQQILLREVANGEKLAGTGLSNPMKHFADIEKISLSAEPKSGGYVINGMLPWVSNLGPGHYFAVVAQITNSDQYLMAIVSDEFKNLSLRANAKFIGLEGSGTYSCIFKDVFVPKDFILAAPCQDYIPRIKPGFILSQVGMGLGLINSCINLMKRSNKQLGHVNYFLDDQVEELELELEKARKKTYFLADEIENQQDNLQDWFLREVIETRLLGSELSLRAANATMLYAGARAYIYGNPIERKLREAYFIAIVTPALKHLKKMLSKL is encoded by the coding sequence ATGTCTAATTTAAAGACTGCTGTTAAAAAAGAATTAGCTCCCAAAGTAAAAGACATTGATCAAAAAGGCGAATATCCAAAAGCCTTTATGCACCGAATTGGTGAAATCGGAGGATTTGGTCAAACTGTTCCCTCTCAATATGGAGGAAGTAATCAGGGAATCAAAAAAGCCATTCAAGTAATTGAAACCATCTCTGAAGAATGTGTAAACACAGGATTTATTACTTGGTGTCAAATTGCTTGTGCTTGGTATATTCAAAATAGTAACAACCAAAATTTACAACAAATTCTACTACGGGAAGTTGCCAATGGAGAAAAATTAGCGGGTACTGGCTTGTCCAACCCAATGAAGCATTTTGCAGATATTGAAAAAATTTCTCTTTCTGCTGAACCTAAATCTGGAGGGTACGTTATCAACGGAATGTTACCTTGGGTTTCTAATTTGGGTCCGGGTCATTACTTTGCTGTTGTTGCTCAAATTACTAATTCAGATCAATATCTAATGGCAATCGTTTCTGATGAATTTAAAAATCTATCTTTGCGAGCTAATGCAAAATTTATTGGTCTTGAAGGTAGCGGAACATATAGCTGTATTTTTAAGGATGTTTTCGTCCCAAAGGATTTTATTTTAGCGGCTCCTTGTCAAGATTATATTCCACGCATTAAACCTGGGTTTATTCTTTCTCAAGTGGGAATGGGCCTAGGATTAATCAATAGTTGCATTAATTTAATGAAACGTTCTAATAAGCAATTAGGTCATGTGAATTATTTTCTAGATGATCAGGTAGAAGAACTAGAATTAGAGCTAGAGAAAGCACGTAAAAAAACTTATTTTTTAGCAGATGAGATAGAGAATCAACAAGATAATTTACAAGATTGGTTTCTCAGAGAAGTGATTGAAACTCGGTTACTCGGTTCTGAACTCTCTCTTCGGGCAGCTAATGCTACCATGCTATATGCCGGAGCAAGAGCTTATATTTATGGCAACCCAATAGAAAGAAAATTACGGGAGGCTTATTTTATTGCTATTGTGACACCAGCTCTCAAGCACCTTAAAAAAATGTTATCAAAACTATAG
- the ntrB gene encoding nitrate ABC transporter permease: protein MTKQQVFSHSPQATTQASWLKNKNIQALLAFLASLAALLILWEVGEALGLFASLIPSASETLVDFWEWISDPFYDFGPNDKGIGWHLLVSLRRVAIGFILGSLIAIPVGIAVGLSQVASKAIDPYVQLFKPVSPLAWLPLGLGLLQDSELTAIFVIAISSIWPTLINTKFGISNVSEDYLDVTKTLGASRRRTLLKVILPAAAPSIVSGLRISMGISWLVIVAAEMLVGGTGLGYFVWNEWNNLSITSIITAIIVIGMVGIILDQLFGILQTFVSFGKQSS, encoded by the coding sequence ATGACAAAACAGCAAGTGTTTTCTCACTCTCCACAAGCGACCACTCAAGCGAGTTGGCTAAAAAATAAAAATATACAAGCCTTGCTTGCTTTCTTAGCTTCTTTAGCTGCTTTGCTCATACTTTGGGAGGTTGGCGAGGCTTTAGGGCTCTTTGCCTCATTAATACCCTCTGCTAGTGAAACTTTAGTTGATTTTTGGGAGTGGATTAGCGACCCTTTTTATGATTTTGGCCCTAATGATAAGGGGATTGGTTGGCATCTATTAGTAAGTTTACGTCGAGTTGCCATTGGCTTTATACTTGGTTCTCTCATTGCTATTCCTGTGGGAATTGCAGTGGGATTATCGCAAGTAGCCTCGAAAGCAATTGATCCCTATGTACAACTTTTCAAGCCTGTTTCTCCTCTAGCTTGGTTGCCCTTAGGGTTAGGATTACTTCAAGACTCGGAGTTAACTGCCATTTTTGTGATTGCGATTAGCAGCATTTGGCCAACTTTAATTAATACCAAATTTGGCATTAGCAATGTTAGTGAAGATTATTTGGATGTAACCAAAACTCTTGGGGCTTCTCGACGGCGAACGCTTCTTAAAGTGATTCTCCCAGCTGCAGCGCCCAGTATTGTCTCTGGTTTACGCATTAGCATGGGGATTTCTTGGCTGGTGATTGTTGCTGCTGAAATGTTAGTCGGCGGAACCGGTTTAGGTTACTTCGTTTGGAATGAATGGAATAACTTAAGCATTACCAGCATTATCACAGCCATTATTGTCATCGGGATGGTTGGCATTATTCTTGACCAACTCTTTGGCATTTTGCAGACATTTGTTTCATTTGGAAAACAATCATCATGA
- a CDS encoding ABC transporter ATP-binding protein yields MTSISYNNNPAPAVAEVGEDVQLSLQGITKVFPGKKDWMSKLLRRTSSEFMALDEISLDIKHNKFVSIIGPSGCGKSTLLNIIAGLASPSSGALLMNGYLVEGPGPDRGMVFQNYALMPWMTVEGNIAFALETVYPTMPKVQQKRVVKENIELVGLTGAETKHPHELSGGMQQRVGIARALAINPQILLMDEPFGALDALTRGFLQEEIERIWEQQRKTVIMVTHSIEEALLLSDEIIMMTRGPGAKVDEILEIPFPRPRKREEVETHPEYNNLKLEMEQHLYRETRAVEKSRI; encoded by the coding sequence ATGACTAGTATTTCTTATAACAATAACCCCGCCCCTGCTGTCGCTGAGGTAGGAGAAGATGTCCAACTTTCTCTGCAAGGCATTACCAAAGTTTTTCCAGGGAAAAAAGATTGGATGAGTAAATTATTACGTCGCACTTCCTCGGAATTTATGGCCCTGGACGAAATTAGTCTAGATATTAAGCACAATAAATTTGTCTCTATTATTGGGCCATCAGGTTGTGGAAAATCAACGTTACTCAACATTATTGCAGGATTAGCCTCTCCTAGCAGTGGAGCCCTATTAATGAATGGCTATCTTGTAGAAGGACCAGGACCCGATCGCGGCATGGTTTTTCAAAACTATGCCCTCATGCCTTGGATGACGGTAGAAGGGAACATTGCCTTTGCCCTAGAAACGGTTTATCCCACTATGCCGAAAGTTCAACAAAAGCGGGTAGTGAAAGAAAATATTGAGCTGGTTGGGTTAACCGGAGCCGAAACAAAGCATCCCCATGAGCTATCAGGAGGAATGCAACAACGAGTAGGGATTGCCAGAGCTTTAGCGATTAATCCGCAAATTTTGCTAATGGATGAGCCGTTTGGAGCGTTAGATGCCTTAACCCGTGGTTTTCTCCAAGAAGAAATTGAACGGATTTGGGAACAACAACGCAAAACTGTCATTATGGTTACTCATAGTATTGAGGAAGCCCTTTTACTCTCAGATGAAATTATCATGATGACCCGTGGACCTGGGGCAAAGGTAGATGAAATTTTAGAGATTCCCTTTCCTCGTCCTCGTAAACGGGAAGAGGTAGAAACTCATCCTGAATACAACAACCTCAAGCTGGAGATGGAACAACACCTCTATCGCGAAACTCGGGCTGTGGAAAAATCTCGTATTTAA
- a CDS encoding OsmC family protein, whose product MKTSLRPISKEGLETLAEKSRQNPGVVNTLSVKTVCEGQFRNLNYARDLPAHVIDEPPTLLGENTAPNPSEVVLAALGSCISVGIHANAVMRGITLSKLDLELEGDIDITGVWGIGDLSDKRLGFTDIRVKVDLEGDVSREELEDLVAHSNFWSPVANTLRNPVNMEVELA is encoded by the coding sequence ATGAAAACATCCTTACGTCCAATCAGTAAAGAAGGTCTAGAAACACTAGCAGAAAAATCTCGTCAAAATCCTGGTGTTGTTAATACATTAAGCGTCAAGACTGTCTGTGAAGGGCAATTCCGTAACCTCAACTATGCTCGAGATTTACCAGCTCATGTAATTGATGAACCACCTACACTACTAGGAGAAAATACCGCTCCGAATCCATCTGAAGTTGTTCTTGCAGCCCTTGGCTCTTGTATTTCTGTTGGGATTCATGCCAATGCTGTCATGCGAGGCATTACTTTAAGTAAGTTAGACCTAGAACTTGAAGGAGACATTGATATTACAGGTGTTTGGGGAATCGGTGACTTATCGGACAAACGTTTAGGATTCACAGATATTCGTGTCAAAGTTGACCTTGAAGGTGATGTTAGTCGAGAAGAACTAGAAGATCTCGTTGCTCACTCCAACTTCTGGTCACCAGTTGCTAATACTCTTCGTAATCCAGTCAACATGGAAGTTGAATTAGCTTAA
- the hypA gene encoding hydrogenase maturation nickel metallochaperone HypA — MHETDMTKALIVTVKDWWDTQPTPPKIQKIYLQVGEFTCVEPASLQFAFKAQTKDTFLDGVELVIKDIPLVAFCHHCQQEYFPKFGEQYACPTCHSPMEDIRSGRELKIDHIEYTTEESFANL, encoded by the coding sequence ATGCACGAAACTGACATGACCAAAGCCTTAATTGTAACGGTCAAAGACTGGTGGGACACTCAACCGACTCCACCAAAAATTCAGAAAATTTATTTACAAGTTGGAGAATTTACCTGTGTTGAACCTGCCAGTCTTCAGTTTGCATTTAAAGCTCAAACCAAAGACACCTTTTTAGACGGCGTAGAACTGGTAATTAAAGATATTCCTTTAGTCGCTTTTTGTCACCATTGCCAACAAGAATATTTCCCTAAATTCGGTGAACAATATGCCTGTCCCACTTGTCATTCACCAATGGAGGATATTCGATCGGGAAGAGAGTTAAAAATTGATCACATTGAATATACAACTGAGGAATCATTTGCTAACCTTTAG
- the cynS gene encoding cyanase has translation MPIAEITEKLLAAKKEKGITFEDLEKKVGRDEVWIASVIYRQASADMEEAKKIVSALGLPESMAEPLTVPPMKGSLDPQVPTDPLVYRFYEIMQVYGMPVKDVIHEKFGDGIMSAIDFSIEVDRVEDPKGDRVQVTMCGKFLPYKKW, from the coding sequence ATGCCGATCGCTGAAATTACTGAAAAACTATTAGCTGCGAAAAAAGAAAAAGGAATTACATTTGAAGATTTAGAAAAGAAAGTAGGTCGTGATGAAGTTTGGATTGCTTCAGTTATCTATCGCCAAGCCAGCGCAGATATGGAAGAAGCGAAAAAAATCGTTTCTGCGTTGGGATTACCCGAAAGTATGGCAGAACCGCTAACAGTTCCCCCAATGAAGGGCAGTTTAGATCCGCAAGTGCCGACAGATCCGTTAGTTTATCGTTTCTATGAAATTATGCAGGTTTACGGAATGCCTGTGAAAGATGTCATTCATGAAAAATTTGGGGATGGCATTATGAGTGCGATTGATTTTTCCATTGAAGTGGATCGCGTGGAAGATCCCAAGGGCGATCGCGTTCAGGTAACGATGTGCGGTAAATTCTTACCTTATAAGAAGTGGTAG